From the genome of Ornithobacterium rhinotracheale, one region includes:
- a CDS encoding SusC/RagA family TonB-linked outer membrane protein — protein sequence MFFLGFLSFSYAQEKEIEGKVVDDKNFPLVDAYIFVTGKNEGVYTKEDGTYQIKAKPGDEINFEYIGFNPVKKKVTEKTSVINVTMKSGVVLDEVVTTGYQKTDRKLFAGAATKIKADDAKIDGMVDVGRMMEGRAAGVSVQNVSGTFGAAPKIRVRGASSIYGDTKPLWVVDGVVLEDVVDVSPDQLSSGDISTLISSSVAGLNAEDIESFQILKDASATALYGARAMNGVIVITTKNGSSGKVNIDVKSEFSIKARPRYSQYDILNSQDQMSVFMDMDRKGWLTHADMMRSKDAGVFFQMYDAINEYKKQNGYGLINYPTFRAEYLRNYEYVNTDWFDLLFNNSLQQNHSISFKGGSKKSKFYASTSYLHDEGWSIADKVERYTVNMKGTFDINDKLSLGISSKGSYRDQKAPGTFGRESNAVTGTYSREFDINPFSYALNTSRTVTPFEKDGSYRYNRMNYAKFNILEEFKNNYVNLNVLDFNIQGNLDYKINKKLSYSFVGNIRYVKSTSEHRVTAQSNVARAYRSNEDSTIEDNNPYLWSDPEKPNKRPIVVLPKGGFYNREDHLLKNFYFRNILEYKDTYNDAHSVNAIFGQEIKSADRNTTGFEGYGIQYDRGNTVFTDPNLMKKLTQSGFPYFGISNSYDRFAAFFANGAYSYLGKYIFNATVRLDGSNKLGSAKDARWLPTWNVSGRWNAKDEKFLQDVDWLSQLNLRATYGLTASMGPATNSRAVFRSGITVAPFPDEVQNGLRVASLMNSELTWEKQYELNVGFDLGVFNNRLSVSADFYKRNGFDLIASVKTSGIGGELWKLANYADMKSHGFEFSLNSRNIKNDDFSWNTDLTFAYNKNEITKLYGEPSILGLTRAEGAAKLGGPVRGIYSIPFAGLDSQGIPTFYTQDGSISKKIFFQDTKVDHLIYEGSVDPKVTGGFSNKFKYKAFALNVFCTYQFGNKIRVYPSFHASYSDLDAMPKDFKNRWLMSGDENKTNIPTILSKRYYELYGGNSMEATYNAFNYSDQRVAKGDFVRLKEVSLSYDLPKKIVQKSGVSNANIRLSGSNLWLIYSDKALQGQDPEFFGAGGVALPVAKQYTVTLRLSL from the coding sequence ATGTTTTTTCTGGGATTTTTGAGTTTTTCTTATGCTCAGGAAAAAGAGATAGAAGGAAAGGTGGTTGATGACAAGAACTTTCCCTTGGTTGATGCCTACATTTTTGTTACAGGCAAAAATGAGGGTGTTTACACGAAAGAGGATGGGACTTATCAAATTAAGGCTAAACCTGGAGATGAAATCAATTTTGAGTACATAGGATTCAATCCTGTGAAGAAAAAAGTGACAGAAAAGACATCAGTCATTAATGTTACAATGAAATCTGGTGTGGTGTTAGATGAAGTGGTAACAACGGGTTACCAGAAAACAGATCGAAAACTATTTGCTGGAGCAGCTACAAAAATCAAAGCTGATGATGCTAAAATTGATGGGATGGTAGATGTAGGCCGCATGATGGAAGGTCGTGCAGCGGGAGTAAGCGTTCAAAATGTTTCTGGAACTTTCGGTGCTGCACCAAAAATTAGAGTGCGTGGGGCTTCTTCAATTTATGGAGACACCAAGCCCTTGTGGGTAGTAGATGGTGTTGTTTTGGAAGATGTGGTGGATGTGAGCCCAGATCAGTTATCTTCTGGCGATATTTCCACTTTAATCAGTAGTTCTGTTGCTGGATTGAATGCAGAGGACATCGAAAGTTTCCAAATCTTAAAAGATGCATCTGCTACAGCACTTTATGGAGCGAGAGCTATGAATGGTGTAATCGTAATTACAACTAAAAATGGTTCAAGCGGGAAGGTAAATATTGATGTGAAATCTGAATTTAGTATTAAAGCAAGACCACGCTACAGCCAATACGATATTTTGAATTCTCAAGACCAAATGTCTGTGTTTATGGATATGGATAGAAAAGGCTGGCTTACGCACGCAGATATGATGAGAAGCAAAGATGCTGGGGTGTTCTTCCAAATGTATGATGCCATCAATGAATATAAAAAACAAAATGGCTACGGACTTATCAACTATCCAACATTCAGAGCAGAATATTTAAGAAATTATGAATATGTAAATACAGATTGGTTCGATTTGTTGTTTAATAATAGTTTGCAGCAAAATCATTCCATCAGTTTTAAAGGCGGTTCTAAAAAGTCTAAATTTTATGCTTCTACAAGTTATTTGCACGACGAGGGATGGTCAATTGCCGATAAAGTAGAACGCTACACCGTAAATATGAAAGGAACCTTTGATATTAATGATAAATTAAGTTTAGGAATCTCAAGCAAAGGTAGCTACAGAGATCAGAAAGCACCAGGGACTTTTGGTCGTGAATCAAATGCCGTGACAGGAACTTATAGCCGTGAATTTGATATAAACCCGTTCTCGTATGCTTTGAATACTAGTAGAACAGTTACCCCATTTGAAAAAGATGGTTCGTATCGATATAATCGTATGAATTATGCCAAATTCAATATTTTGGAGGAATTTAAAAACAATTATGTAAACCTCAATGTCTTAGACTTTAACATTCAAGGGAATTTAGATTATAAAATTAATAAAAAACTAAGCTACTCATTTGTAGGGAACATTCGCTATGTGAAAAGCACCTCTGAGCACCGCGTAACGGCTCAGTCCAATGTCGCAAGAGCCTACCGTTCAAACGAAGATTCTACGATTGAAGATAATAACCCTTATTTATGGAGTGATCCAGAAAAACCAAATAAAAGACCAATCGTTGTGTTGCCAAAAGGTGGATTCTATAATAGAGAAGATCACTTATTGAAAAATTTCTATTTCCGTAACATTTTGGAGTATAAAGACACCTATAACGATGCTCACAGCGTAAACGCGATTTTTGGTCAAGAAATTAAATCAGCTGATAGAAATACAACAGGATTTGAGGGGTATGGAATTCAGTATGATCGAGGTAACACCGTATTTACAGATCCTAATTTAATGAAGAAATTAACACAAAGCGGATTCCCTTATTTTGGTATTTCTAATTCTTATGACCGATTTGCGGCATTTTTTGCAAATGGAGCGTATAGCTATTTAGGTAAATACATCTTTAATGCAACCGTTCGTTTAGATGGAAGTAACAAGCTAGGAAGTGCCAAAGATGCGCGCTGGTTACCAACATGGAACGTGAGTGGTAGATGGAATGCTAAAGATGAAAAATTCTTGCAAGATGTAGATTGGTTATCTCAATTAAACTTGAGAGCGACTTATGGTCTTACAGCAAGTATGGGCCCTGCAACCAATAGCCGTGCCGTGTTTAGAAGTGGTATTACCGTAGCACCGTTCCCTGATGAAGTACAAAACGGTTTGCGCGTTGCTAGTTTAATGAACTCAGAGCTCACTTGGGAAAAACAATACGAATTAAATGTTGGTTTTGATTTAGGTGTTTTCAATAATAGATTAAGTGTAAGCGCAGATTTTTACAAAAGAAATGGATTTGACCTAATCGCATCTGTAAAGACAAGTGGTATAGGTGGTGAGCTTTGGAAATTGGCAAACTACGCAGATATGAAATCTCATGGATTTGAATTTAGTTTAAATTCAAGAAACATTAAAAATGATGATTTTTCATGGAATACAGATTTGACATTTGCTTATAACAAAAATGAAATCACCAAATTGTACGGAGAACCAAGCATCTTAGGCCTTACAAGAGCTGAAGGTGCGGCGAAATTAGGAGGACCTGTAAGAGGGATTTATTCAATTCCATTTGCGGGATTGGACTCTCAAGGGATTCCTACTTTCTATACGCAAGATGGAAGTATCTCAAAAAAGATATTTTTCCAAGATACCAAAGTGGATCATTTAATATACGAAGGAAGTGTAGATCCTAAGGTTACAGGAGGTTTTTCAAACAAATTTAAATACAAAGCATTTGCATTAAATGTATTCTGTACTTATCAGTTTGGAAACAAAATCCGTGTTTACCCAAGTTTCCACGCAAGCTATAGCGATTTAGATGCTATGCCAAAAGATTTTAAAAACAGATGGCTGATGTCTGGAGACGAAAATAAAACCAATATTCCAACGATTTTATCTAAAAGATATTATGAACTTTACGGAGGAAATAGTATGGAAGCCACTTACAACGCATTCAACTATTCAGACCAGCGTGTGGCAAAAGGAGATTTTGTGAGATTAAAAGAAGTTTCTCTTTCTTATGATTTACCTAAAAAAATAGTCCAAAAATCGGGAGTTTCAAATGCCAATATCAGATTATCTGGCAGCAACCTTTGGTTAATTTATTCAGACAAAGCCTTGCAAGGCCAAGATCCTGAATTTTTTGGGGCAGGAGGTGTTGCACTTCCTGTAGCTAAGCAATATACCGTAACTCTAAGACTAAGTTTATAA
- a CDS encoding RagB/SusD family nutrient uptake outer membrane protein, with protein MKITKYILAISLLPLTFSCDGFLSEMPDDRAVIDSPEKIGELLTYAYPAQNHQMFCYAMSDNATEKKRSSRKSTIMEDAYNWDEFRDTMQDTPESYWSACYAAIKQANHALDAIQDRVKNGEVPDNLKAYYGEALIARAYSHFMLVNLWSKSYNPSTAGDNLGIPYVKKPETNVLTKYNRGTVESVYKDIQADIEEGLKYIDDTAYENKKLHWNKDAANTFAARFYSVIGDFEKVLEFTNKVLSTDPAGQLRDLNGEYASMDINELILQWSKADERANLLTVPQYSNWFVYLFGSYQYGMSTEMYRFLFQKPFVGGDWVWDPYGSDPDIFMIKWGFHRQRDGVNSGTGYYMIMNALVQIEETLMLRMEANTMLNNFDQVEKDMNAYLSTRIKKYSMEKNIANYEKIDNYYNEANIHYGLNPFYVLSDKQRTYVNCIYDLRRREFYYTGNRWFDLKRFNSRVMHYYKNQREPVFLEANDNRRELQIPQSAQAQGIEANPR; from the coding sequence ATGAAAATTACTAAATATATATTAGCCATTTCACTACTTCCGCTCACCTTTTCGTGTGACGGGTTCTTGAGTGAAATGCCAGATGATCGAGCGGTAATAGATTCTCCCGAAAAAATTGGGGAATTACTTACTTACGCTTACCCTGCACAAAACCACCAAATGTTTTGTTATGCGATGAGTGATAATGCAACTGAGAAAAAACGAAGCTCAAGAAAAAGCACCATTATGGAGGATGCTTACAATTGGGATGAGTTTAGAGACACCATGCAGGATACACCAGAAAGTTATTGGAGTGCGTGTTATGCTGCGATAAAACAAGCAAATCATGCGCTAGACGCAATTCAAGATCGCGTGAAAAACGGAGAAGTGCCAGATAACTTAAAAGCATACTATGGCGAAGCACTAATTGCAAGAGCTTACAGTCATTTTATGTTGGTAAATTTATGGAGTAAATCTTATAACCCATCAACTGCAGGAGACAATTTAGGGATTCCATATGTGAAAAAGCCAGAAACCAATGTTTTAACAAAATATAACAGAGGAACGGTAGAAAGTGTTTATAAAGACATTCAAGCAGATATCGAAGAAGGCTTGAAATATATCGATGATACAGCCTACGAAAATAAAAAACTACATTGGAACAAAGACGCAGCCAATACATTTGCAGCAAGATTCTATAGTGTGATTGGTGATTTTGAAAAAGTGTTGGAGTTCACCAATAAAGTTTTGTCTACAGATCCCGCAGGGCAACTTAGAGACTTAAATGGAGAATACGCTTCGATGGATATCAACGAGCTGATTTTGCAATGGAGTAAAGCAGATGAAAGAGCCAATTTGCTTACCGTCCCACAATATAGTAACTGGTTTGTATATTTATTTGGTTCTTATCAATACGGAATGAGCACAGAAATGTACAGATTCCTTTTCCAAAAACCATTTGTAGGAGGAGATTGGGTTTGGGATCCATACGGTAGCGATCCAGATATTTTTATGATTAAATGGGGCTTTCACAGGCAGCGTGATGGCGTTAATAGCGGCACGGGATACTATATGATAATGAATGCTTTAGTTCAAATTGAAGAAACATTAATGTTGCGAATGGAGGCGAATACAATGCTTAACAATTTTGATCAAGTAGAAAAAGATATGAATGCTTATCTTAGTACGAGAATCAAGAAATATTCAATGGAGAAAAATATAGCAAATTATGAAAAAATTGATAATTACTATAATGAGGCGAATATCCATTATGGGCTAAATCCTTTTTATGTTTTATCTGATAAGCAGCGTACCTATGTAAATTGTATTTATGATTTAAGACGACGCGAATTCTACTATACAGGTAATCGCTGGTTCGATTTAAAAAGATTTAATTCACGCGTAATGCACTATTATAAAAATCAAAGAGAACCTGTATTTTTAGAGGCAAATGATAATCGTAGAGAATTACAAATCCCACAAAGTGCACAAGCACAAGGCATAGAAGCAAACCCTAGATAA
- a CDS encoding substrate import-associated zinc metallohydrolase lipoprotein has translation MKLKYWILTPLLCTFLQTCDRGEELREESVVTVEKGHESEFDKWLFETFTKPYNIEVKWKWDDNEIDNSFHVTPPRKEKAEQIMKAVYKIWIKPYEEVGGEDFIKTYVPKLIYLVGTPQYNEDGTKTLGLAEGGRKITLFDVDSFNNLDLEKMTSAFHTMHHEFAHILHQKVMYPTEYKTLTKGKYTGAWYNFQMHEANSLGFITPYSMSNENEDFVEVAATILSTVQNSNTPVEKTVPEKDQYGHVTGNIITRKMSDFQLKLYMFGIRTEQKSDGSLKLVQDEGAPIGLDIMLKKVKIVSNYYKDVWGIDIFKLQGKIEQATNELILENLQSNNAQP, from the coding sequence ATGAAATTAAAATATTGGATTTTAACCCCACTTTTGTGCACATTCTTACAAACCTGCGATAGAGGAGAAGAATTAAGAGAAGAATCCGTAGTCACGGTAGAAAAAGGTCACGAAAGTGAATTTGATAAATGGCTTTTTGAAACATTTACTAAGCCTTACAACATAGAAGTGAAATGGAAATGGGACGATAATGAAATCGATAATTCATTCCATGTAACGCCCCCGCGCAAGGAAAAAGCCGAGCAAATTATGAAAGCCGTGTATAAAATATGGATAAAACCGTATGAAGAAGTGGGCGGCGAGGATTTCATTAAAACCTATGTGCCAAAATTAATCTACCTCGTGGGTACTCCGCAATATAATGAGGACGGCACCAAAACCCTCGGCCTCGCCGAAGGGGGGCGCAAAATTACCCTCTTTGATGTAGATTCGTTTAACAATTTAGATTTAGAAAAAATGACGAGTGCATTCCACACGATGCACCACGAGTTTGCACATATTTTGCACCAAAAAGTAATGTACCCAACCGAGTATAAAACATTGACAAAAGGAAAATATACAGGCGCTTGGTACAACTTCCAAATGCATGAAGCTAATTCTTTAGGATTTATCACACCTTACAGCATGTCTAACGAAAATGAAGATTTCGTTGAGGTGGCAGCGACTATTTTATCAACAGTTCAAAATAGTAATACGCCAGTAGAAAAAACAGTTCCAGAAAAAGACCAATATGGGCATGTGACTGGAAATATCATTACTAGAAAAATGTCTGATTTTCAATTAAAACTATATATGTTTGGAATCAGAACAGAGCAAAAAAGTGACGGGTCTCTAAAATTGGTGCAAGATGAAGGTGCACCAATAGGATTAGACATCATGCTGAAGAAAGTGAAAATTGTCTCTAACTACTACAAAGATGTTTGGGGAATTGATATTTTCAAACTTCAAGGTAAAATTGAGCAAGCTACCAATGAGCTGATTTTAGAAAATTTACAATCAAACAACGCACAACCATGA
- a CDS encoding DUF4302 domain-containing protein codes for MMKAFKLFLILSVISLFSCQDDSFDNKFDQLPDERIQTTLKDYQETLIDAPFGWQLFYSLGGNSEYMAYQIAYFNEDNTLTLHSPDLAKPTHSEYRLRAEADIQLVFNTFNDNITVFSYPSENAPNGFGGDIEFNVKSVNEQRNEIILEGKVYKGKMILRKAKERFQDFAKLQEFKKFLNQQRTERYMNLAITSGLDGASEAKPYSIGLDLSSIAKVGDYAFNYKGEFHEGRKMLYFSHSGMGLSTPIVIDGHEIQFFRYNRERKRYEIANSDLEGYLYCTQLPVYSVPGVVDEFLDHYSLWMRASFGKVNQLYRDMKSENQKIHSLVIVTDYKRRIPKFDEKGSPILDASFNHDYDYGEKLGNGLLFSFESYEQFYFYFVPVDIEKLAGDRLRFKLNGKQGVCYRKGEKGTPVLAPEIAQEIAQGQKFQTFVNYLCSEKGWYIKRTVEAGQIDWDFVSQENPKNDYFYTRLK; via the coding sequence ATGATGAAAGCATTTAAATTATTTTTAATCTTATCGGTAATTTCATTGTTTTCTTGTCAGGATGATTCTTTTGACAATAAATTTGATCAATTACCAGACGAAAGAATCCAGACTACGCTTAAAGATTATCAAGAAACATTGATAGATGCACCATTTGGTTGGCAGTTATTTTATTCTTTAGGAGGAAACTCGGAATATATGGCTTATCAAATAGCGTATTTCAATGAGGATAATACCCTCACGCTACACTCACCAGATTTGGCAAAGCCCACGCACTCAGAGTATAGGCTAAGGGCTGAGGCGGATATTCAGCTGGTGTTCAATACCTTTAATGATAATATCACCGTTTTTAGCTACCCCTCAGAAAATGCCCCTAATGGCTTTGGTGGCGATATAGAGTTCAATGTAAAATCGGTGAATGAACAAAGAAATGAAATCATTCTCGAAGGAAAAGTGTACAAAGGGAAGATGATTTTGCGCAAGGCCAAAGAGCGTTTCCAAGATTTTGCAAAGCTCCAAGAGTTTAAAAAATTCCTAAATCAGCAGCGCACCGAACGATATATGAATTTAGCCATCACCTCAGGGCTAGATGGCGCCTCAGAGGCTAAGCCTTATTCAATAGGGCTAGATTTAAGCTCAATTGCAAAAGTAGGCGATTATGCATTTAATTATAAAGGGGAATTTCACGAGGGGCGCAAAATGTTGTATTTCAGTCATTCGGGAATGGGGCTCAGCACGCCGATTGTGATAGATGGGCACGAAATTCAGTTTTTTAGATACAACCGTGAGCGAAAGCGTTATGAAATCGCAAATTCCGATTTGGAGGGCTACCTTTACTGCACACAATTGCCAGTGTACTCCGTGCCAGGGGTGGTAGATGAATTCCTAGACCATTACAGCCTCTGGATGAGAGCCAGCTTTGGGAAAGTAAATCAGCTATATCGCGATATGAAATCTGAAAATCAGAAGATTCACTCCCTTGTGATTGTAACAGATTACAAACGCCGTATCCCCAAATTTGACGAAAAAGGTTCGCCTATTCTTGATGCGTCATTTAATCATGATTACGATTATGGTGAAAAATTAGGCAATGGACTATTATTCTCCTTTGAGAGTTACGAGCAGTTTTACTTCTACTTTGTCCCTGTGGATATTGAGAAGCTAGCGGGCGACCGCCTAAGGTTTAAATTAAATGGCAAGCAAGGTGTGTGCTACCGCAAAGGTGAAAAAGGTACCCCCGTTTTAGCCCCAGAAATAGCCCAAGAGATTGCCCAAGGGCAGAAGTTCCAAACCTTTGTGAACTACTTGTGTAGCGAAAAAGGCTGGTACATTAAACGCACCGTGGAGGCTGGGCAAATTGATTGGGATTTTGTTTCACAGGAAAACCCTAAAAATGATTATTTCTATACCAGATTAAAATAA
- a CDS encoding FISUMP domain-containing protein produces the protein MKKLKFLTLSLLALSLIISCRDDDNGKEEKDDAAPSSAVLLYPSEGTQRVSDVPTFEWKPSESANNEDITYELYVSKDPSFAPENTARAIDIHTNRFTFQNYTLTRGAQYYWKIVAYGKNKVKSESKVFSFTTKDVDLKIKLLSPVNGTLLENHSADLSWSVQREEGYTDEVTYAVFIRNGSKEFSSPNVKNLTQTERSIGGLSGNGNYYWAIQAIDASGEVVAQSETFYFKTKNIPPTAAYLEPTVKQTQSDDNILNAELKWQKSEDDDKILTEDGLRKERITYDLYLSKNSNFSEENIIAADLTSLTFVATNLEFDTDYFAKVVSKDENGGATSSNVIEFRTRKETKTGTLDIKEGTWSDPKDGKVYKTVTINGKTWLAENYAYVPYVDQSSSDKIKLCSVYGLENPATKEEIVSHPNYRKYGVLYTSDVIEDLNLDGWHVATDEEWKELEKLSGMQESEVNAQGYKYRGKTMHKFVNENERFDSFKATKPTNEIPLNIVYGGYFRSNFRGNVYTGENNFTYIWTSTKDKTYNLQGNFYRAFAYNRFAVERDVKGGKYKMYIRLVKD, from the coding sequence ATGAAGAAACTAAAATTTTTAACCCTTTCTCTTTTAGCATTATCGCTAATCATTTCGTGTAGAGATGACGACAATGGAAAGGAAGAAAAAGACGATGCAGCACCCAGCTCCGCGGTGTTGCTTTACCCCTCAGAGGGAACACAGCGTGTCTCTGATGTGCCTACATTTGAGTGGAAACCTAGCGAATCGGCTAATAATGAGGATATAACTTATGAGCTATATGTTTCAAAAGACCCCTCCTTTGCGCCAGAAAATACGGCAAGAGCCATCGATATTCATACCAATAGATTTACCTTCCAAAACTATACGCTCACTCGTGGCGCTCAATATTATTGGAAAATCGTGGCTTATGGCAAAAATAAAGTAAAATCAGAATCCAAAGTATTTAGCTTTACTACCAAAGATGTTGATTTGAAAATCAAGCTACTATCCCCAGTAAATGGCACTCTGCTAGAAAACCACAGTGCAGATTTAAGCTGGTCGGTACAGAGAGAGGAAGGCTATACGGATGAAGTAACTTATGCTGTATTTATCCGCAATGGCTCCAAGGAATTTTCCAGCCCGAATGTCAAGAACCTTACCCAAACGGAGAGAAGCATCGGCGGCCTATCTGGCAATGGAAACTACTACTGGGCCATTCAGGCAATAGATGCTAGCGGCGAAGTAGTGGCACAGAGCGAGACTTTTTATTTCAAGACTAAAAACATTCCGCCCACAGCAGCCTATTTAGAGCCTACGGTGAAGCAAACGCAGAGCGATGACAATATCCTCAATGCCGAGCTGAAATGGCAGAAATCCGAAGATGATGATAAAATCTTGACTGAGGATGGGCTGAGAAAAGAGAGAATTACTTATGATTTATATTTAAGTAAAAACTCAAATTTCTCGGAGGAAAATATCATAGCGGCTGATTTGACTTCCTTGACATTCGTTGCTACAAATTTGGAATTTGATACCGATTATTTTGCCAAAGTAGTCTCAAAAGATGAAAACGGTGGCGCTACAAGTAGTAATGTTATAGAATTTAGAACCCGTAAGGAGACTAAAACAGGCACACTTGATATAAAAGAAGGAACCTGGAGCGATCCTAAAGATGGGAAAGTTTACAAAACTGTAACAATCAACGGAAAAACATGGTTGGCAGAAAATTATGCCTATGTGCCTTATGTAGACCAATCTTCCAGCGATAAAATTAAATTATGCTCGGTTTATGGTTTAGAGAATCCAGCTACAAAAGAAGAGATAGTAAGCCATCCAAATTATAGAAAATATGGAGTTCTTTACACCTCAGATGTTATCGAAGATTTAAATCTAGATGGCTGGCATGTTGCAACCGATGAGGAGTGGAAAGAGCTAGAAAAACTAAGTGGTATGCAAGAAAGCGAAGTCAATGCCCAAGGCTATAAATACCGAGGGAAAACAATGCATAAATTTGTAAATGAAAATGAAAGATTTGATTCATTCAAAGCTACAAAACCAACCAATGAGATTCCTTTAAATATTGTTTACGGCGGATATTTCAGATCAAATTTCAGAGGAAATGTGTACACAGGCGAAAACAATTTCACCTATATTTGGACATCAACTAAAGATAAAACATACAATCTACAAGGTAATTTCTATCGTGCATTTGCGTACAATCGCTTTGCTGTTGAACGCGATGTGAAAGGAGGAAAGTATAAAATGTACATCCGATTGGTGAAAGATTAA
- a CDS encoding 4'-phosphopantetheinyl transferase superfamily protein encodes MPVIDYVKEYDFEIITWDVFEKSEELIHQLNLPSEKVAKFKNFPEKQSREYLGLQACLHALNIRADVFYNKNGKPYLNSDKQISISHSHQKVSIAVGRKAIGLDIEKKRDNKVLNIESKFIRPDEGFWIPRNQDLADYLHIIWGIKEGLYKINGGNLWNFLNHYKVEPFELVANKPINCWIENQEKRDKYTAYFRRINDFYLIWVIEK; translated from the coding sequence ATGCCCGTTATAGACTATGTAAAAGAATATGATTTTGAAATAATTACTTGGGATGTATTTGAAAAATCCGAAGAGCTCATCCACCAGCTGAATTTACCATCTGAAAAAGTAGCTAAATTTAAAAATTTTCCAGAAAAACAAAGCAGGGAATATTTGGGGCTTCAAGCTTGTTTGCACGCTCTTAATATCCGTGCAGATGTATTCTACAACAAAAATGGAAAACCATATCTGAATTCTGATAAGCAAATTTCTATTTCTCATTCGCACCAAAAAGTATCTATCGCAGTAGGGCGCAAAGCTATTGGTCTTGATATCGAAAAAAAAAGAGACAACAAAGTTTTGAATATAGAATCTAAATTTATAAGACCTGATGAAGGTTTTTGGATTCCAAGAAATCAAGATTTAGCTGATTATCTCCACATTATTTGGGGGATTAAAGAGGGGCTGTATAAAATTAACGGCGGAAATCTATGGAATTTCTTAAACCATTACAAAGTGGAACCTTTTGAATTAGTAGCCAACAAACCGATAAATTGCTGGATAGAAAATCAAGAAAAAAGAGATAAATACACGGCCTACTTCAGAAGAATTAACGACTTTTACCTCATCTGGGTAATTGAAAAATAA
- a CDS encoding succinate dehydrogenase cytochrome b subunit yields the protein MAQGLFNSSIGRKFAMALSAMFLLIFLIVHLLVNMLSVISPDAFNEASHFMGTNPLVQFLFQPILMLGVVFHFVMGFVLEIKNRKARGPVGYQVNNAGANSTWISRNMIVTGGFILLFLLFHFKDFWVHEMVYKYVKHSSEDPYRYYGEMVEMFSNPLRVAVYVLAFIFLGMHLLHGFQSSFQSLGANHRKYNGFIKAFGVAYSIIIPLGFIFIALFHFFTHK from the coding sequence ATGGCTCAAGGATTGTTTAATTCGTCCATTGGTAGAAAATTTGCCATGGCACTTTCGGCAATGTTCTTGTTGATTTTTCTCATCGTGCATTTATTGGTAAATATGCTATCGGTAATTTCCCCAGATGCGTTTAATGAGGCTTCTCACTTTATGGGGACTAATCCACTTGTTCAGTTTTTGTTCCAACCTATCCTTATGCTGGGCGTTGTGTTCCACTTTGTAATGGGCTTTGTTTTGGAGATTAAAAACAGAAAGGCGCGTGGGCCGGTAGGGTATCAAGTGAATAATGCTGGTGCAAATTCAACTTGGATTTCAAGAAACATGATTGTAACGGGAGGCTTTATTTTGCTTTTCTTGTTATTCCACTTCAAGGATTTTTGGGTTCACGAGATGGTCTACAAGTATGTAAAGCATTCATCTGAGGACCCCTACCGCTACTATGGCGAGATGGTAGAAATGTTTTCAAATCCGCTTAGAGTGGCGGTGTATGTGCTAGCTTTCATCTTTCTTGGTATGCACTTGCTACACGGGTTTCAGTCATCATTCCAATCGCTAGGGGCAAATCACAGAAAGTACAATGGCTTTATCAAAGCCTTTGGGGTGGCGTATTCAATCATCATTCCACTAGGATTTATTTTCATTGCATTGTTTCATTTTTTTACTCATAAATAA